The following are encoded together in the Streptomyces sp. NBC_00341 genome:
- a CDS encoding NAD-dependent epimerase/dehydratase family protein — protein MFTDEAALEERLATPSPALVTDLGRLEGDLLVLGAGGKMGPSLCRLARRALDAAGRTDVTVYAVSRWSDKAAADELEAAGVRTVAFDLMDPAADLAELPDAGNVVFMVGAKFGSAGAPSLAWAVNAAMPDRVARRWSGARIAAFSTGNVYPLVPLSSGGCTETDPVGPVGEYAMSCLGRERIFGHAALTLGTRVANIRLNYAVDLRYGVLADIAYRVRAGEPVDVTTGHANVVWQGYANEVALRSLLHATDGEPFTLNLTGPETASVRRIAQWFGEEFDREPVLAGTEAPTALLSDASRCHALFGYPDVALRTLVEWQADWLRRGLPLSGKPTKFQVRDGRF, from the coding sequence ATGTTCACCGATGAGGCCGCACTCGAAGAGCGGCTCGCCACCCCCTCCCCCGCGCTCGTCACCGACCTCGGCCGCCTCGAAGGCGATCTGCTGGTCCTCGGGGCGGGCGGCAAGATGGGCCCCAGCCTGTGCCGGCTGGCCCGCCGGGCGCTGGACGCCGCCGGCCGCACGGACGTGACCGTGTACGCGGTCTCCCGCTGGTCGGACAAGGCCGCCGCGGACGAGCTGGAGGCCGCCGGGGTCCGCACGGTCGCCTTCGACCTGATGGACCCGGCCGCCGATCTGGCCGAACTGCCCGACGCCGGGAACGTCGTCTTCATGGTCGGCGCCAAATTCGGCTCCGCCGGGGCGCCCTCGCTCGCCTGGGCGGTGAACGCCGCGATGCCGGACCGGGTGGCGCGCCGCTGGTCCGGCGCGCGGATCGCCGCGTTCTCCACCGGCAACGTGTACCCGCTGGTACCGCTGTCCTCCGGCGGCTGCACCGAGACCGACCCGGTCGGCCCGGTCGGGGAGTACGCCATGTCGTGCCTCGGCCGGGAGCGGATCTTCGGCCACGCCGCGCTGACCCTCGGCACCAGGGTCGCCAACATCCGGCTCAACTACGCGGTCGACCTGCGCTACGGAGTCCTCGCCGACATCGCGTACCGGGTCCGGGCCGGCGAGCCCGTCGATGTGACGACCGGTCACGCCAACGTCGTCTGGCAGGGTTACGCCAACGAGGTCGCGCTGCGCTCGCTGCTGCACGCCACCGACGGCGAGCCGTTCACCCTCAACCTCACCGGCCCCGAGACCGCTTCGGTGCGCCGCATCGCGCAGTGGTTCGGCGAGGAGTTCGACCGTGAGCCCGTCCTCGCCGGGACAGAGGCGCCCACCGCGCTGCTCTCCGACGCGAGCCGCTGCCACGCCCTCTTCGGCTACCCGGACGTGGCGCTGCGCACCCTCGTCGAGTGGCAGGCCGACTGGCTGCGGCGCGGGCTCCCGCTGTCCGGCAAGCCCACCAAGTTCCAGGTCCGTGACGGAAGGTTCTGA
- a CDS encoding carbohydrate ABC transporter permease, whose product MTTAPEETKAPPVRKAPAPPDRAARRAERRLRKLSEQDTVPYGMRPSRAGRIARGALLTVAALVTVFPFYAMVVLSLKPSAAVDFPGSLLPWPLTGEAYDTVMGAQDVPRWLLNTLMYSVVSVVGVLLLASLAGYAFAKKRFPGREAMFWSFLSMVMVPYHVTMIPTFAMIAKLGGVDTYWGLIVPTLANAQAVFLMRQFIQGLPDELFEAARLDGCSEWQIFYRIVLPLLKPILATLGVFVFLWHWNDFLWPLVIGQSTDMRTLTVGIASLQQQNVPLNVVLSGSVIAFVPIFAAYMVGQRYFTEGVTASGIKG is encoded by the coding sequence ATGACAACGGCACCCGAAGAGACGAAGGCCCCGCCCGTCCGCAAGGCCCCGGCGCCCCCGGACCGCGCCGCGCGCCGGGCCGAGCGCAGGCTGCGCAAGCTCTCCGAGCAGGACACCGTCCCGTACGGCATGCGCCCGAGCCGGGCCGGCCGGATCGCGCGCGGCGCGCTGCTGACGGTGGCCGCGCTCGTGACGGTCTTCCCGTTCTACGCGATGGTCGTGCTCTCGCTGAAGCCGTCCGCGGCGGTCGACTTCCCCGGCAGTCTGCTGCCCTGGCCGCTGACCGGCGAGGCGTACGACACCGTCATGGGCGCCCAGGACGTACCGCGCTGGCTGCTGAACACGCTGATGTACTCGGTCGTCTCGGTCGTCGGCGTGCTGCTGCTCGCCTCGCTCGCCGGATACGCGTTCGCCAAGAAGCGCTTCCCCGGCCGGGAGGCCATGTTCTGGTCGTTCCTGTCGATGGTGATGGTCCCGTACCACGTCACGATGATCCCGACGTTCGCGATGATCGCGAAGCTCGGCGGCGTCGACACGTACTGGGGACTGATCGTGCCGACCCTGGCCAACGCCCAGGCGGTGTTCCTGATGCGGCAGTTCATCCAGGGGCTGCCCGACGAACTCTTCGAGGCGGCCCGGCTCGACGGGTGCAGCGAGTGGCAGATCTTCTACCGGATCGTGCTGCCGCTCCTCAAGCCGATCCTCGCCACGCTCGGCGTCTTCGTCTTCCTGTGGCACTGGAACGACTTCCTGTGGCCACTGGTCATCGGCCAGTCCACCGACATGCGCACCCTCACCGTCGGCATCGCCTCGCTCCAGCAGCAGAACGTGCCGCTCAACGTGGTGCTGTCCGGCTCCGTCATCGCGTTCGTCCCCATCTTCGCCGCGTACATGGTGGGCCAGCGCTACTTCACCGAGGGCGTCACCGCGTCCGGAATCAAGGGATAG
- a CDS encoding ABC transporter substrate-binding protein: protein MSRLLTRRSRVRALAAPVLATALAAGVLAGCSGSGDDGNTVTMWTYPVIFDEAKNKAYWDGLVKAFEKKHDGVKVKVETFPWANRDTALATAIASGKGPDAVYLIPDQLPKYTKSIIPAGDYMPASAKSDYTDFALKSVTVDGKPLATPILTSANPLICDKRVFDAIGEKSYPSSWADLESLAPKLKKKGYYATSYSGDTQQTLNMTFYPLLWQAGGDVFSEDGKNVTFNDAAGVKALTYLKKLVDGGYTDKDLVTTTPKLEQTPTAKGKVACTWQNTPADVEPFWGKENIVVQPPLKDTASVGYGTVGALAMLKGADKKNTGDWLNFVAESKNSAGLQKAAGYFPARKSGGDLYPDDKLQTAVGATLPSMDVGPLQDKAREVQGVLAPEIQAALLGKKSPQDALDTAQKAAQAMLGR from the coding sequence ATGTCCCGTCTCCTCACCCGCCGTTCCAGAGTCCGCGCCCTCGCCGCGCCCGTCCTGGCCACCGCGCTCGCCGCCGGTGTGCTGGCCGGCTGTTCCGGCAGCGGCGACGACGGCAACACCGTGACCATGTGGACCTACCCGGTCATCTTCGACGAGGCCAAGAACAAGGCGTACTGGGACGGCCTGGTCAAGGCGTTCGAGAAGAAGCACGACGGCGTCAAGGTGAAGGTGGAGACCTTCCCCTGGGCCAACCGCGACACCGCCCTGGCCACCGCGATCGCCTCCGGCAAGGGCCCCGACGCGGTCTACCTGATCCCCGACCAGCTGCCGAAGTACACCAAGAGCATCATCCCGGCAGGCGACTACATGCCGGCCTCCGCCAAGTCGGACTACACCGACTTCGCGCTGAAGTCCGTCACCGTGGACGGCAAGCCGCTCGCCACCCCGATCCTGACCAGCGCCAACCCGCTGATCTGCGACAAGCGGGTGTTCGACGCGATCGGTGAGAAGAGCTACCCGTCGAGCTGGGCCGACCTGGAGTCGCTGGCCCCGAAGCTGAAGAAGAAGGGCTACTACGCCACCAGCTACAGCGGTGACACCCAGCAGACCCTGAACATGACCTTCTACCCGCTGCTCTGGCAGGCCGGCGGCGACGTCTTCTCCGAGGACGGCAAGAACGTAACCTTCAACGACGCGGCCGGCGTCAAGGCCCTGACGTACCTGAAGAAGCTGGTCGACGGCGGCTACACCGACAAGGACCTGGTCACGACCACGCCCAAGCTGGAGCAGACCCCGACCGCCAAGGGGAAGGTGGCCTGCACCTGGCAGAACACCCCGGCGGACGTCGAGCCGTTCTGGGGCAAGGAGAACATCGTCGTCCAGCCGCCGCTGAAGGACACCGCGTCGGTCGGTTACGGCACCGTGGGCGCGCTGGCGATGCTGAAGGGCGCCGACAAGAAGAACACCGGCGACTGGCTGAACTTCGTCGCGGAGTCGAAGAACTCGGCCGGGCTGCAGAAGGCCGCCGGCTACTTCCCGGCCCGCAAGTCCGGCGGCGACCTGTACCCGGACGACAAGCTCCAGACCGCCGTCGGCGCCACGCTGCCGAGCATGGACGTGGGCCCGCTCCAGGACAAGGCGCGTGAGGTCCAGGGCGTGCTCGCCCCGGAGATCCAGGCCGCGCTGCTCGGCAAGAAGAGCCCGCAGGACGCGCTGGACACCGCACAGAAGGCCGCGCAGGCGATGCTCGGCCGCTGA
- a CDS encoding fumarylacetoacetate hydrolase family protein has product MRLMRIGEPGHERPVVVCPEGRHYDLSGITDDIDGAFLAALADNPHLIPAEPKLPETDITGQRVGAPVARPSALLCIGQNYAAHAAESGAEPPEQPILFYKSPNTVVGPYDDVLIPRGSKKTDWEVELAVVIGRRASYLDSPADAAAHIAGYAVSNDVSERAFQLEESGGQWSKGKSCATFNPLGPVLVTADEVGDPQRLRLTSHVNGEPRQDSSTADMIFSVAHLVHHLSQYLVLEPGDIINTGTPQGVALSGRFPYLGPDDVMEVEISGLGRQRSVCRPA; this is encoded by the coding sequence ATGCGACTGATGCGCATAGGCGAGCCGGGCCACGAGCGCCCGGTCGTCGTCTGCCCCGAGGGCCGCCACTACGACCTGTCGGGCATCACCGACGACATCGACGGCGCGTTCCTCGCCGCGCTGGCCGACAACCCGCACCTGATCCCCGCCGAACCGAAGCTCCCGGAGACCGACATCACCGGGCAGCGGGTCGGCGCCCCGGTGGCCCGGCCCTCCGCGCTCCTGTGCATCGGGCAGAACTACGCGGCCCACGCGGCGGAGTCCGGCGCCGAGCCGCCCGAGCAGCCGATCCTGTTCTACAAGTCCCCGAACACCGTCGTCGGCCCGTACGACGACGTGCTCATCCCGCGCGGCTCGAAGAAGACCGACTGGGAGGTGGAGCTGGCCGTCGTCATCGGCCGCCGCGCCTCCTACCTGGACTCCCCCGCCGACGCGGCCGCGCACATCGCGGGCTACGCCGTCAGCAACGACGTCTCGGAGCGCGCCTTCCAGCTGGAGGAGTCGGGCGGCCAGTGGTCCAAGGGCAAGAGCTGCGCCACGTTCAACCCGCTGGGCCCGGTGCTGGTGACGGCCGACGAGGTCGGTGACCCGCAGCGGCTCCGGCTGACCAGCCACGTCAACGGGGAGCCCCGGCAGGACTCCTCCACCGCGGACATGATCTTCAGCGTGGCGCATCTGGTGCACCACCTGTCGCAGTACCTGGTGCTGGAGCCCGGAGACATCATCAACACGGGTACGCCGCAGGGCGTGGCGCTGTCCGGCCGCTTCCCCTACCTGGGCCCGGACGATGTGATGGAGGTCGAGATCTCCGGCCTGGGCCGCCAGCGCAGCGTCTGCCGGCCCGCGTAA
- a CDS encoding hydroxyacid dehydrogenase has protein sequence MPGSPETADRSSRVVVAVPPHLRDQFFTAEVWQELERAAALTVLDDHSDREALKAALPGARALILSWRAPKVDAGLLAHADRLELVAHTGSAVAPYVTEDVFRRGILVTQAGDEMARPVAEVALAFTLSLLHRIQRFDHALRGGQDWAAASTAPPRHEIHGSDIGVIGASRTGRAYIRMVRAMGARVSVTDPFLSEADAEALGVRSVPLETLLSGSRIVAVHAPVTEETHRMIGAEQLALMPDGAGLVNTARSWLVDEDALLAELTTGRLDAAIDVYDAEPLPVGHPFRALPNVLLTPHQAAGSVECRQRLGTSAVNEVLRLLAGRPPVHAVTAEALARLR, from the coding sequence ATGCCTGGCTCTCCTGAAACCGCCGACCGCTCCTCCCGGGTGGTCGTCGCCGTACCCCCGCACCTGCGCGACCAGTTCTTCACCGCGGAGGTGTGGCAGGAGCTGGAGCGGGCCGCCGCACTGACCGTCCTGGACGACCACAGCGACCGGGAAGCGCTCAAGGCGGCGCTGCCCGGCGCCCGCGCGCTGATCCTGTCCTGGCGGGCGCCCAAGGTGGACGCCGGACTCCTCGCCCACGCGGACCGGCTGGAGCTGGTGGCGCACACCGGCTCAGCGGTCGCGCCCTATGTCACCGAGGACGTGTTCCGGCGGGGCATCCTGGTCACCCAGGCCGGCGACGAGATGGCCCGCCCGGTCGCCGAGGTGGCCCTCGCCTTCACCCTCTCGCTGCTCCACCGCATCCAGCGCTTCGACCACGCCCTGCGCGGCGGGCAGGACTGGGCGGCGGCGAGCACGGCACCGCCGCGCCACGAGATCCACGGCAGCGACATCGGGGTGATCGGCGCCTCCCGCACCGGACGGGCCTACATCCGGATGGTGCGGGCGATGGGCGCACGGGTCAGCGTCACGGACCCGTTCCTCTCCGAGGCCGACGCGGAGGCGCTCGGCGTGCGGTCCGTACCGCTGGAGACGCTGCTCTCCGGCAGCCGGATCGTGGCCGTGCACGCACCGGTCACCGAGGAGACCCACCGGATGATCGGCGCCGAACAGCTGGCGCTAATGCCGGACGGGGCGGGCCTGGTGAACACCGCCCGCTCGTGGCTGGTCGACGAGGACGCGCTGCTGGCCGAGCTGACCACCGGCCGCCTCGACGCGGCGATCGACGTCTACGACGCCGAGCCGCTGCCCGTCGGCCACCCCTTCCGCGCCCTGCCGAACGTGCTGCTCACCCCGCACCAGGCGGCCGGCAGCGTCGAGTGCCGGCAGCGGCTGGGCACCAGCGCCGTCAACGAGGTGCTGCGCCTGCTCGCCGGGCGCCCGCCGGTGCACGCCGTCACCGCCGAGGCGCTCGCCCGGCTGCGCTGA
- a CDS encoding dihydrodipicolinate synthase family protein, whose amino-acid sequence MSASPRPSTQASARPSTQASPRPSTPALDLLARGAAIPAHPLALHADGTFDERRQRALTRYYLASGAGGAAVAVHTTQFEIREPGVGLFRPVLELAAETIDAEAGRPFVKVAGACGYTAQAVSEATTAAELGYDAVLLSPAVPGADEKGLLERARAVGEVLPVIGFYLQEAVGGRYLSPGFWSAFTDLPNTAAVKIAPFDRYRTADVVRAVSAADRAGEVALYTGNDDDIIGDLLTPYGAADGPRRWFAGGLLGQWAVWTSSAVTLLDDVRLARAGDHDAMVRCLARRTELTDANSAVFDVRNAFRGCIAGVHEVLRRQGLLANIRCLDPTETLSPGQAEEITRVASAYPWLTDDAFVAEHLDAWLS is encoded by the coding sequence ATGTCCGCTTCCCCCCGCCCGTCCACCCAGGCTTCCGCCCGCCCGTCCACCCAGGCTTCCCCCCGCCCGTCCACCCCCGCTCTGGATCTGCTCGCCCGGGGTGCGGCGATACCCGCCCATCCGCTGGCGCTGCACGCGGACGGCACGTTCGACGAGCGCCGCCAGCGCGCGCTGACCCGCTACTACCTGGCGTCCGGGGCGGGCGGCGCCGCCGTCGCCGTACACACCACGCAGTTCGAGATCCGCGAGCCCGGCGTCGGTCTCTTCCGGCCCGTCCTGGAACTCGCGGCCGAGACGATCGACGCCGAGGCCGGCCGCCCGTTCGTCAAGGTCGCCGGCGCCTGCGGCTACACCGCGCAGGCCGTCTCCGAGGCCACCACCGCCGCCGAGCTGGGCTACGACGCGGTACTGCTCTCCCCGGCCGTGCCCGGCGCCGACGAGAAGGGGCTGCTGGAGCGGGCGCGGGCGGTCGGCGAGGTACTGCCGGTGATCGGGTTCTACCTCCAGGAGGCGGTCGGCGGACGGTACTTGTCGCCCGGCTTCTGGTCCGCGTTCACCGACCTGCCGAACACCGCCGCCGTCAAGATCGCCCCCTTCGACCGCTACCGCACCGCCGATGTAGTACGGGCGGTGTCCGCCGCCGACCGGGCCGGCGAGGTGGCCCTGTACACCGGCAACGACGACGACATCATCGGTGACCTGCTCACCCCGTACGGCGCGGCGGACGGGCCCCGGCGCTGGTTCGCGGGCGGGCTGCTCGGCCAGTGGGCGGTGTGGACGAGCTCCGCGGTCACCCTCCTCGACGACGTCCGGCTGGCCCGCGCCGGGGACCACGACGCGATGGTCCGCTGCCTGGCCCGCCGCACCGAGCTGACCGACGCCAACAGCGCGGTCTTCGACGTACGCAACGCGTTCCGCGGCTGCATCGCCGGAGTGCACGAAGTGCTGCGCCGCCAGGGCCTGTTGGCGAACATCCGCTGCCTGGACCCGACCGAGACGCTCTCCCCCGGACAGGCCGAGGAGATCACCCGGGTGGCCTCGGCCTACCCTTGGCTGACCGATGACGCCTTCGTTGCGGAGCACCTCGATGCCTGGCTCTCCTGA
- a CDS encoding carbohydrate ABC transporter permease, whose product MAVVAEPTRRGRRSGPQARREARIGLLFVLPCFLLFLAFRFGPGVAGVLMSFTDYSLTGGGSFIGLDNFTRLWADPLFWQALKVTVLYTVIAVPGTLAASVCLALITRRAFRGAKFFRSVFFLPVVTSLVLAATVFVWIFSTGGPWSTLMGWFGLSEGSWLSDDVLVLPALAIVGIWSRFGYGMLILLARMQDIPRELEEAALTDGAGPWQRFRYIVLPQLKPALFFLAVIETTASFQVFDAVYTMTGGGPANASYTLVFQLYDAGFKYFDLGYASAIGVALFVLTVVVAVIQRLVIGKDQ is encoded by the coding sequence GTGGCAGTCGTCGCGGAACCCACCCGCCGGGGCCGTCGCAGCGGGCCGCAGGCGCGCCGCGAGGCCCGGATCGGCCTGCTCTTCGTCCTCCCGTGTTTCCTGCTGTTCCTCGCCTTCCGGTTCGGACCGGGCGTCGCCGGTGTGCTGATGAGCTTCACCGACTACTCCCTCACCGGCGGCGGCAGCTTCATCGGGCTCGACAACTTCACCCGCCTCTGGGCCGATCCGCTGTTCTGGCAGGCCCTCAAGGTCACCGTCCTGTACACCGTGATCGCCGTACCGGGCACGCTCGCCGCCTCTGTGTGCCTGGCGCTGATCACCCGCCGCGCGTTCCGCGGCGCCAAGTTCTTCCGTTCGGTGTTCTTCCTGCCGGTGGTCACCTCACTGGTGCTGGCAGCCACCGTCTTCGTCTGGATCTTCTCGACCGGCGGCCCGTGGTCCACCCTGATGGGCTGGTTCGGGCTGTCCGAGGGCTCCTGGCTCTCCGACGACGTGCTGGTGCTGCCCGCGCTCGCGATCGTCGGCATCTGGTCCCGCTTCGGCTACGGGATGCTCATCCTGCTCGCCCGGATGCAGGACATCCCGCGCGAGCTGGAGGAGGCCGCGCTCACCGACGGGGCGGGGCCCTGGCAGCGGTTCCGGTACATCGTGCTGCCGCAGCTCAAGCCCGCCCTGTTCTTCCTCGCCGTGATCGAGACGACGGCCTCGTTCCAGGTGTTCGACGCCGTCTACACCATGACGGGCGGCGGACCCGCCAACGCCAGTTACACGCTCGTCTTCCAGCTCTACGACGCGGGCTTCAAGTACTTCGACCTGGGTTACGCCTCCGCCATCGGGGTCGCGCTCTTCGTGCTGACCGTGGTCGTCGCGGTGATCCAGCGGCTCGTGATCGGGAAGGACCAGTGA